Proteins encoded together in one Chloroflexota bacterium window:
- a CDS encoding MBL fold metallo-hydrolase, with product MKIDDTLYQVDDALGNPTLIIAPDYLTLVDTSVPGIEGKVLALIESLGRQPGDLKHILITHSDGDHIGSLPALVAATGARVYAQALEAEVIGGARPARSGKVVDTPTTVSQIVKEGDLLPLHGGIRVIETFGHTVGHISYYLVAHDLLITGDCLVNTEGLGGSRPQYTFNAAQAVASVKKLAALGPGSLAFGHGAPIIGGAAAQLRALAATL from the coding sequence ATGAAAATTGACGACACGCTCTATCAGGTGGACGACGCGCTCGGCAACCCGACGCTCATCATCGCCCCGGACTACCTCACGCTCGTGGATACCAGTGTGCCCGGCATTGAGGGCAAGGTGCTCGCGCTGATCGAATCGCTCGGCCGCCAGCCCGGCGATCTCAAGCATATCCTGATCACGCATTCGGACGGCGATCACATCGGCAGTCTGCCCGCGCTCGTTGCCGCCACCGGCGCACGCGTCTACGCGCAGGCGCTCGAGGCCGAGGTCATCGGCGGCGCGCGCCCGGCGCGCAGCGGCAAGGTCGTAGACACGCCGACCACCGTGTCGCAGATTGTCAAGGAAGGCGACCTGCTGCCGCTGCACGGCGGCATCCGCGTGATCGAAACCTTTGGCCACACCGTCGGCCACATCAGCTACTACCTCGTCGCGCACGACCTGCTGATCACCGGCGATTGTCTGGTCAACACGGAAGGGCTCGGCGGCTCGCGCCCGCAGTACACCTTCAACGCCGCGCAGGCGGTTGCCTCGGTCAAGAAGCTGGCCGCGCTCGGACCAGGATCGCTCGCCTTCGGCCACGGCGCGCCGATCATCGGCGGAGCGGCGGCGCAGTTGCGCGCGCTGGCCGCTACACTGTAG
- a CDS encoding insulinase family protein produces the protein MTTYGFELVQEREIAELRTQARLYKHAKTGAQLLALANDDENKVFGVTFRTPPSDSTGVAHILEHSVLGGSQKYPVKDPFSQMAKGSLKTFINAFTFGDKTVYPVASQNAQDFDNLVSVYLDAVFFPRISPETLAQEGWHYEMTAPDAPLTYRGIVFNEMKGVYSSPEGALGRYVDGAVFPDVTYGHDSGGDPRHIPDLTYEQFRAFYDQFYNPFNARIVLYGDFAAPRCLALIDSTLARIEPRVADSSVGLQPRFSAPRWVEHTFDAGQDAANAKRAMVNTTWLLGEVTDPVRAMAYDVLSHVLIGTSAAPLRKALIDSGLGEELVASGMSVHQREWTFSIGLKNIAADDAPKVEALVVETLRGLAAKPLDGDLIGAALNTLEFNLRERNTGAFPRGIAIMLTAVVQWLYDRDPFDALAFEAPLAALKAKLAGGRLLEDLIANDLVANPHRATVVMKPVEGQSAREEADEQARLAAARARMDAAEVERIVRQTRELKAQQEAPDSPEALATLPMLKLSDLERRNKRIPLQPDERAGVSVLMHDLFTSGIVYLDVGFNLAGLPAESLPFLPLFGRALLEMGTEREDYTKLALRISRETGGMGRSTMLDIARDGALQSWFFLRGKATAPQAGALLAIMRDVLLGARFDNPARFKQIVMQEKARAEAGVVPAGNAVAAARLRANFNLADWAGEQSGGASYLFFIRELAQRIERDWASIVSHLEAIRRRMVRRGNMLCNVALDADNYGRFAPQLASMIGELPDSAAPRSEWALSGAPVSEGLTIPAKVNYVAKGDNIYRHGYTTSGSASVATHLLSRDFVHERVRVQGGAYGGGCSFDRHTGMFMFSSYRDPNLLVTVKNFDDAAQFLRTAAITDDELSKHIVGVIGQIDGYMLPDAKGYASLARHLTGDSEEFLQQRREEVLATTVRDVRAFADIVATVAAQGITVVVGSADAIEAANRERGDWLKVTTLL, from the coding sequence ATGACGACCTATGGCTTTGAGTTGGTACAGGAACGCGAGATTGCCGAACTGCGAACGCAGGCACGGCTATACAAGCATGCGAAGACGGGCGCGCAACTGCTGGCGCTCGCCAACGACGACGAGAACAAGGTGTTCGGCGTCACATTCCGCACGCCGCCGAGCGACTCGACCGGCGTGGCGCACATCCTCGAGCACTCGGTGCTCGGCGGATCGCAGAAGTACCCGGTCAAGGACCCGTTCAGCCAGATGGCGAAGGGGTCGCTGAAGACGTTCATCAACGCGTTCACGTTCGGCGACAAGACGGTCTACCCGGTCGCCAGCCAGAACGCACAGGACTTCGACAACCTGGTCAGCGTCTACCTCGACGCGGTGTTCTTCCCGCGCATCTCGCCGGAGACGCTGGCGCAGGAGGGCTGGCACTATGAGATGACCGCGCCCGACGCGCCGCTGACCTATCGCGGCATCGTGTTCAACGAGATGAAGGGCGTTTACTCGTCGCCGGAAGGCGCGCTGGGTCGCTACGTTGATGGCGCGGTGTTTCCCGATGTGACCTATGGGCACGACTCCGGCGGCGACCCGCGCCACATCCCGGACCTGACCTACGAGCAGTTCCGTGCCTTCTACGACCAGTTCTACAACCCGTTCAACGCGCGCATCGTCCTGTACGGCGATTTCGCCGCGCCGCGCTGCCTGGCGTTGATCGACAGCACTTTGGCGCGCATTGAGCCGCGCGTGGCCGACTCGTCGGTCGGGTTGCAGCCGCGTTTCAGCGCGCCGCGCTGGGTCGAGCACACGTTTGACGCCGGGCAGGATGCCGCGAACGCGAAGCGTGCGATGGTCAACACCACATGGCTGCTCGGCGAGGTGACGGACCCAGTGCGGGCGATGGCGTACGATGTGCTGTCGCATGTGCTGATCGGCACGTCCGCGGCGCCGCTGCGCAAGGCGCTGATCGACTCCGGCCTGGGCGAAGAACTGGTTGCCTCGGGCATGAGCGTACACCAGCGCGAATGGACGTTCAGCATCGGATTGAAGAACATCGCGGCCGACGACGCGCCGAAGGTCGAGGCGCTGGTGGTGGAGACGTTGCGCGGACTTGCGGCGAAGCCGCTGGACGGCGACCTGATCGGCGCGGCGCTGAACACGCTGGAGTTCAACCTGCGCGAGCGCAATACCGGCGCGTTCCCGCGCGGCATCGCGATCATGCTGACCGCCGTGGTTCAATGGCTGTACGACCGCGACCCGTTTGACGCGCTGGCGTTCGAGGCGCCGCTGGCGGCGCTGAAGGCGAAGCTAGCCGGCGGGCGGCTGCTGGAGGATTTGATCGCGAACGACCTGGTCGCCAACCCACACCGCGCCACGGTCGTGATGAAGCCGGTCGAGGGGCAATCGGCGCGCGAGGAAGCGGATGAGCAGGCGCGCCTGGCCGCCGCGCGCGCGCGCATGGACGCCGCCGAGGTCGAGCGGATCGTCCGACAGACGCGCGAGCTGAAGGCGCAGCAGGAAGCGCCGGATAGCCCGGAGGCGCTGGCCACGCTGCCGATGCTCAAGTTGAGCGATCTCGAGCGCCGCAACAAGCGTATTCCGCTGCAACCGGACGAGCGGGCCGGTGTGTCGGTGTTGATGCACGACCTGTTCACCAGCGGCATCGTGTATCTGGACGTGGGGTTCAACCTGGCCGGGCTACCGGCCGAATCACTGCCGTTCCTGCCGCTGTTCGGCCGCGCACTGCTGGAGATGGGCACCGAGCGTGAAGATTACACGAAGCTGGCGCTGCGCATCAGTCGCGAGACGGGCGGCATGGGCCGCTCGACGATGCTCGACATTGCGCGCGACGGCGCGCTGCAGTCGTGGTTCTTCCTGCGCGGCAAGGCGACCGCGCCACAGGCGGGCGCGCTGTTGGCGATCATGCGCGACGTGCTGCTCGGCGCACGTTTCGACAACCCGGCGCGCTTCAAGCAGATCGTGATGCAGGAGAAGGCGCGCGCCGAGGCAGGCGTGGTGCCGGCAGGCAACGCCGTGGCGGCAGCGCGGCTACGCGCGAACTTCAATCTGGCCGACTGGGCCGGTGAGCAGTCGGGCGGCGCGAGCTACCTGTTCTTCATCCGGGAGCTGGCGCAGCGAATCGAGCGCGATTGGGCGAGTATCGTCTCGCACCTCGAGGCGATCCGGCGGCGGATGGTGCGGCGCGGCAATATGCTCTGCAACGTGGCGCTGGACGCCGATAACTACGGGCGCTTCGCGCCGCAACTGGCCAGCATGATCGGCGAGTTGCCGGATAGTGCGGCCCCGCGCAGCGAGTGGGCGCTGTCGGGCGCGCCGGTGAGCGAAGGGCTGACCATCCCGGCCAAAGTCAACTACGTCGCCAAGGGTGACAACATCTACCGGCACGGTTACACGACGAGCGGCTCGGCGTCCGTCGCGACGCACCTGCTGTCACGCGATTTCGTGCACGAGCGGGTGCGTGTGCAGGGCGGGGCGTACGGCGGCGGCTGTTCGTTCGATCGCCACACCGGCATGTTTATGTTCTCGTCGTATCGCGATCCGAACCTGCTGGTGACGGTCAAGAACTTCGATGATGCCGCGCAGTTCCTGCGCACGGCCGCGATCACGGACGACGAGTTGTCGAAGCACATCGTCGGCGTCATCGGGCAGATCGATGGCTACATGCTGCCCGACGCGAAGGGGTATGCCTCACTGGCGCGCCATTTGACCGGCGACAGCGAGGAATTCCTCCAACAGCGGCGCGAAGAGGTGCTCGCGACCACGGTGCGTGACGTGCGCGCGTTTGCCGACATCGTCGCGACGGTGGCCGCGCAGGGCATCACGGTCGTCGTCGGCTCGGCCGATGCGATCGAGGCGGCCAACCGCGAGCGCGGCGACTGGCTGAAGGTGACAACCCTGCTCTAG